From the Candidatus Binatia bacterium genome, one window contains:
- a CDS encoding Spy/CpxP family protein refolding chaperone, producing the protein MKTKRIMVGFGTVLGGLLLLVSLSSPLHAQVDAMTQARIAATFGLMSPRLLNSLNLTPEQAAKIEVSKNAFREAQRAYLAELRVVRQEVGDKLFGSNRVAEADVARAITKIADLREKILREGFKIALDVRNVLTPEQLAKAATIRQHMIEIQGEVRELYNESQ; encoded by the coding sequence ATGAAGACAAAAAGAATCATGGTCGGCTTTGGAACCGTCCTGGGAGGATTGCTCCTATTGGTTTCGTTGTCGTCCCCGCTCCATGCGCAAGTCGACGCGATGACCCAAGCGAGAATTGCAGCGACATTCGGACTGATGTCGCCGCGATTGCTCAACTCGTTGAACCTGACGCCGGAGCAGGCAGCGAAGATAGAAGTCAGCAAGAATGCGTTTAGAGAAGCTCAAAGGGCCTACTTGGCCGAGCTGCGGGTCGTGCGGCAAGAAGTGGGGGATAAGCTTTTTGGATCGAACCGGGTAGCGGAGGCGGACGTGGCGCGCGCGATCACGAAGATTGCCGACTTGCGCGAGAAGATTTTGCGTGAAGGATTCAAGATCGCGCTCGACGTGCGCAACGTGCTGACGCCGGAGCAGTTGGCCAAGGCGGCGACGATCCGGCAGCACATGATCGAGATCCAAGGCGAAGTTCGCGAGCTGTACAACGAGAGCCAGTAA
- a CDS encoding RNA polymerase sigma factor: MTQPIKPVSYEGPVSYEALYTAHYAAVLRLCRLLLANHHDAEEVAQEVFLKVYQRFQHKNQNQLMAWRPWLVRVSVNACHDRRRSGWWKWWRGGGAEYEEANYPDTGKTPEENLLGRETQGRIWRAFQELSARQREVFVLRYVDEWSTEQVADMLGITTGSVKRYLFRAVHHLRRVLGDSR; encoded by the coding sequence ATGACGCAGCCGATAAAACCAGTGTCCTACGAGGGTCCGGTCTCATACGAGGCTCTCTACACCGCCCACTACGCGGCGGTCCTGCGCTTGTGCCGCCTTTTATTGGCCAATCACCACGACGCCGAAGAGGTCGCGCAGGAAGTGTTCTTGAAGGTATACCAAAGATTTCAGCACAAGAATCAGAATCAACTGATGGCATGGCGGCCGTGGCTCGTGCGCGTCAGCGTCAACGCCTGTCACGATCGCCGAAGGTCCGGCTGGTGGAAGTGGTGGCGCGGGGGCGGTGCCGAGTACGAGGAAGCGAATTATCCGGACACCGGCAAGACTCCCGAAGAAAATCTTCTTGGCCGGGAAACCCAAGGGCGCATCTGGCGCGCGTTTCAGGAACTCTCGGCGCGCCAGCGCGAGGTGTTCGTGCTGCGCTACGTCGATGAATGGTCCACCGAACAGGTGGCGGACATGCTGGGGATAACAACGGGCAGCGTGAAGCGCTACCTTTTCCGGGCCGTGCATCACCTGCGCCGCGTATTAGGAGACAGCCGATGA
- a CDS encoding tripartite tricarboxylate transporter substrate-binding protein → MKNRQPLKRAVFSAATLFLAGLWLVSEVAGQEPFYKGKTIKVVIGTTPGALYDQWSRVIAAHIGKHIPGNPELVPQNMPGGGHKVAANYVYKVAKPDGLTLIGSIVPSLYFDQLLGREEVQYDWAKFVWIGSPVSGESQMYMRADTPYKTMDDVRKAAEPPRCGTQSTSEQSYFLPKLFNEILGTKFKMVSGYPGGPEIDLAVERGEIHCRAFTIEAFFAREPYLTWVKNKFVRNIIQTGRKKDERLPDTPTIHELMDRYKTPEAGRRLAAVMLASGGLGRPMLGSPGIPPDRVKILREAFDKTMKDPEFLAEIKKRKFELEPTRGEELERIVKESMSQPQEIIQRMKKVLEE, encoded by the coding sequence ATGAAAAATCGACAACCGCTGAAGCGAGCCGTTTTCTCCGCGGCGACATTATTCCTGGCGGGCCTCTGGCTCGTTTCGGAAGTTGCCGGCCAGGAGCCGTTCTACAAAGGAAAAACCATCAAGGTCGTCATCGGCACCACTCCGGGGGCGCTTTACGACCAATGGTCGCGCGTGATCGCGGCGCACATTGGAAAGCACATCCCGGGAAATCCGGAGCTCGTGCCGCAAAACATGCCGGGCGGCGGTCACAAGGTCGCGGCCAACTACGTCTACAAGGTCGCGAAACCCGATGGGCTCACGCTGATCGGGTCGATCGTGCCGTCGCTGTATTTCGATCAATTGCTGGGGCGCGAGGAAGTTCAATACGACTGGGCCAAATTTGTCTGGATCGGCTCTCCTGTGAGCGGCGAGAGCCAGATGTACATGCGCGCCGATACCCCCTACAAGACGATGGACGACGTGCGCAAGGCCGCCGAGCCGCCCCGCTGCGGGACTCAATCCACGTCGGAACAATCGTATTTCTTGCCCAAGCTCTTCAATGAAATTCTGGGGACGAAGTTCAAAATGGTCTCAGGCTATCCCGGCGGCCCCGAGATCGACCTTGCCGTCGAGCGCGGCGAGATTCACTGCCGGGCTTTTACCATCGAGGCGTTCTTTGCCCGCGAGCCTTACCTCACGTGGGTGAAGAACAAGTTCGTGCGCAATATCATTCAGACCGGTCGTAAGAAAGACGAGCGCCTGCCGGACACTCCGACCATTCACGAGCTGATGGATCGCTACAAAACGCCGGAGGCGGGACGCCGTCTCGCCGCCGTGATGCTGGCGTCGGGCGGGCTCGGACGGCCGATGCTGGGGAGTCCGGGCATCCCGCCGGATCGAGTCAAGATCCTGCGCGAGGCGTTCGACAAAACGATGAAAGACCCGGAGTTTCTCGCCGAGATCAAAAAGAGGAAATTCGAATTGGAGCCGACGCGCGGCGAAGAGCTGGAGCGGATCGTCAAGGAATCGATGTCGCAGCCGCAAGAGATCATTCAGAGAATGAAAAAGGTTTTGGAGGAATGA